Within the Miscanthus floridulus cultivar M001 chromosome 17, ASM1932011v1, whole genome shotgun sequence genome, the region cgattaaaggtctaacatgtttgctaagtgttagacaggaaattgattatctcacagatacttgatgaaattgtataaagccaaaaatgatgtattgttgtataaacaatctagttcaagcataagacaataatgcaaatggaattcatgcaaaggcttatttattgtgggatttcaatgatctatgtgaaagcaagcacgataaaagttaattaatgagacatgagggattgcatatggaatggtctcatatttgaagcttgctaaattgaaaagaaaaagacaacaatacaaatgaatggatgattcaacacaagatgtgacttgatggcttgagatggtgaagatagtaaggaaaggcttcgaggtactaagcaagagtgaagggcaagcgacggcttggcggccgaagaacctagctagggtgaagaaggaagtacttgcatttagttgaggtactaatcaagctgcgatagtcatattgatgtggaggatcaaacctatattagacaaagcgttggaagtgacttgatgcatttggagttattcatatttgatgaatggaatcaagtcacgtgctcaagatggctatgctcaagtgaaaagatcaatatcaacatgattggcaccctcacttgataaagattggaaaacacggcttcggttcaaagagatcaactcaaaaggtttaatttccttatacttttaaatttgagttaataggaatgccgtactattaagagggatgcaagtttaggtggtctgaggaagatagagtgctcaagcataataactaaatcaataatgagacactctagcacttcacgagcacatagaataattttctgtgactgtcggtgtcggaagtcccgacgtaagccggaactcccgacagtcggaagtcatgactcttgccggaagtgctgactctcagtcacagcctgcgcggtgactgtggacgtcggaagtcccaacgtgtgtcggaactcctgacagtcggaagtcccgacgtgtgtcggaagtcccgacagtcagaagtcccggactcagcggtgttggctgtttgattaactgtgcccgtcggaagtcccgacgtacgtcggaagtgatgaccgtcagaagtcccgacgtttgtcagaagttccgacactgacttgcacacacggacttctgacctgttgtgaacagtgttttcttcattcgtcggaagtcccgagatctgcgtcgaaacttccgacgcagatctgaacggttcgattttcacttggggtataaatacccctctcctcacttctaaccgttgcccactcatttcattgcgacaaacactcggccaaacagcccccaagcattctaggctcccctctcttcactcccttacttccaacttcgattcccaaagggtttgagtgattggagagtggattgagtgagaaaaacacttggagcaagcttgagcacttgatttcttcgtcaagccggtttgatttgcatttgttactcttggggattttcccttagccggctaggcgtcgcccaagagcttccatcttgtggaagagccttgggaagtttgtattacccttgttttctagtgaagaaactcaagtgacctttgtggtatccttgagtgaggcaaggaggtggaagagactccgacctaagtggtcacctcaacaacgaggacgtaggaactcctttgtggggctaccgaacctcgggataaattcttgtctcccgcgtgcttgttgttgttgtgatttgcttgaaattacttgtatttggttgtctccctctctctagctatttcttagggtttgggactcgatttacggagtggtggcttatcaacgtcaagagagtgacccaacaccttaccttaccactaggaagtgggtttgtaagttatcggcatcacaaagttcattttagcacttgcagttcatttcccgtaggggtcggaagtgctgacagtttgcgtcggaagttctgacccaaactgtcgggacttctgacacgtcggaacttccgacccaaacgtcgggacttccgacattaactgactagtgtattttgatttaactctttggttgtagctatttggctccctaggtttatctagtatctttatatactttgtgactaacttgtgaggggtggtattactttgatttggagtttccattttggaaactctttttactaatcgtttccgcttttaaaggtgttgatttttcagaaacgcctattcaccccccctctaggcggcatcctaggtcctttcagagTTGGATTTACTTCCTTTGCTGTGCTTTCCTTGCTCAATTTCAGCCTTTCTTCCATGGGTGTGGTGGCTGGATTACAACCTGCCATACCACCAAGCTCAAGTATCTTCTTAGCATAATGGGTTTGCTTCAGAGTGATGCTCCCCTCTGATTGCCTCACCTCAACTCCCAGATAGAAAGATAGAAGACCCAAATCACTCATTTCAAAGGTTTGCTTCATCTTTGCCTTGAAAGCTTCAATCTTTCACTGATTGACTCCTatgatgatcaaatcatcaacaTAGACTCCAATTACCAGTAGGGAATCACCTGATCCCTTCCTATACATAGCAGCTTCATACACATTCTGCTCAAAACCCATCTGCTTGAGAGTCAagtcaagcttggcattccatgccCGAGGAGCCTGTCTTAGGCCATACAGAGCCTAGTGCAACCTGTACACTTTCTTCTCCTCTCCTGATACTACAAAACCTAGAGGCTGTGTAACATAAACCTCCTCCTGGAGTTCTCTATTTAAAAATGCAGACTTTACATCCATGTGATGTACTGCCCATCCCTCTTGTGCTGCTAGGGCCAGCAAAACACGCACTGATTCCatccttgcaaccggtgcaaaagcATCTTCATAATCAACTCCTTCCTGCTGCACAAAACCACGggccacaagtcttgccttgtgCCTAATTACAGCTCCATGTTCATCCTTCTTCAGCTTAAACACCCATTTCAGTGAAATTGGACGGTGACCAGGACGAGGAGAAACAAGTTCCCAAGTCCCATTCCACTCTACTGATCTCAGCTCCTCCTTCATCGCTGCTTGCCAATCTGGATCATCTTTGGCTTCTTCATAGCTTGTAGGCTCACCATAATGGGTGAGATTCAGTTCTGCAAACAGCCGCTGCGCCGGCGGAGGGGTTGGCTGATCACCAATAATGTCATGAATCTTCCGATAGCGGAGTTCTTCATCGTCGTGGTAGGCATCCACcctttcatcatcatcctccaggGGGGTCACATGCTCAACCTGAGGACTTACTGGAGCTGGTGTAGGTGTTCTAGGCGACGCAGGTGCCTCTGCCTCCGCTGCGGGCTCCTCTGCTTCCGCTGCAGGCTCTCCTGCATTCACCGGAGAGAAACCAGGCGATGCAGGATGTGGCGGAGGAGATAGTGAAGGTGACGCTAAACTTCCTGCTTTAGGGAGTTCCTCCGCCCATGGGAATTCAACAGTAAACTCACTGCCCGCTGCTTCTGATGTGCCTGCTGCCGGTGATGCCCAGTCCCAGCTGCGGCCTTCGTCGAACACCACATCGCGGCTGACACGCATGCGCTGGGACACTAGATCATAGATACGGTATGCCTTGGCTCCTTCCGCATAACCGATAAACACGCCAGCCTCGCCGCGGTCATCGAGCTTACGAAGCTGAGTAAGCCGTCGGGTATAGGCCACACAGCCAAAGACCTTGAGATGGCCGACTGTTGGTGCCCGGCCGTGCCACGCCTCATAAGGAGTGGCATTCTTCAGCGCCTTCGTCGGGGATCGATTCAAAATGTGCACAGCCGTCATCACAGCCTCCCCTCAAAACTGAGAGGGCATCCGGCGTTGCTTGAGCAAAGCTCGTGCCATGGCCACCACTGTTTGGTTCCTGCGCTCAACAACAACGTTCTGTTGCGGTGAATAAGGGGCACTGAAATGCCGTTTAATACCTTCATCAGCGCAGTATGCAACAAACTCCGCAACGGTGAATTCGCCGCCATTGTCGGTGCGCAGGACCTTCAACTTGTGCCCGCTTTCCACCTCTGCTGCCACCTTGACCttcttaattgcttctgctgctGCGTCCTTGGATGGCAGCAGCACAGCCCACATAAAACGGGTAGCGTCATCGACGAGCAGCAAGATATAGCGGTTGCCCGCCAGTGTCGTTGGCGTGACCGGACCGCACAGGTCACCGTGCACCAGCTCAAGCTGATTCTGGGCACGGTATGCTGCTGCAGCCGGAAAGGAACGCCGCCTCTGCTTGGTGGTAACGCAGGTGTCACACACCTGCTCAACATGGTCGACCACCGGCATCCCGCGCGCCATCTCCTCCTTGCTGAGTCGCCGGAGTGCGTCGAAGTGCAGAtggccgaaacgctcgtgccactgccacgcctcatcATCCTTGCGCGCCGCGAGACAGAGAGGTTGTGCAGCCTCAAGATGCAGAATATACAATCTATTCTTCCCTCTATGTACCTTGGCGAGCAGACGGCGGCTCTTGTCCCAAATGCGAAGCACGCCATCGTCAATCTCAACCTTGGACCCTCCTTCATCAAGCTGACCCAGACTTAGGATAGAGTTCTTCAGTGCTGGAATGAAGTAGACACCATGAAGGACCCTCTGCTCACCGGTCTTGGCTTGGAAAACAATAgacccgacgcccttgatctctacCTTCGACGCGTCCCCGAACCTGACCGTTCCTCGAACGCCAGTGTTCAGATCAGCAAAGAACTCTTGGCGCCCGGTCATGTGATGCGTCGCGCCAGAGTCCAGGTACCAGCCGCTGTCCACCTCTTCTTCGTGCACGCCGAGATAGGCGCGAGCACGTGGCTGGAAAAGTTCAACGTGCTGCGCCGTGTAGCTGTGCGCCGGCGTGCTCTGTTCCAGGCTGATGAAGCCATGTGCCAGAAACAGAGCGCCATCTTCATCGCACTCGGCGTACTGGGCGCGCGCCTCATGCCTTCCTTGGTTCCCGCCACGCTGCCCAGCCTGATTTCCGCCGCCACGACCTCCACCACGGCTGCCACAGCCGCGGCCAGCACGGTTTCCACCTCTACCGCCGCGCTCTGCACCTTCACGGCGCGGCTGGGGACACTCACGTGCCCAGTGGCCCTCCTGGTTGCAGTTGAGGCAGGTGTTGGGGCCGACGCGGCCAGCAACATTGCCATCTCCTCGTCCGCCACCACGTCCACCGCctctgcctcgtcctcatccaccACCGCGGCTACGTCCATCACCACCACGCTGGTTCTTGAAACCAGGACCACCGGCATcatctcccttcttctccttcctccagcGCGCTCTCCACTGCTCCTCGGTGTATAGCAGCTTGCCGTTGATGGCCACCGGCTCGGTCAGCGCTTGTTCCTCGCGATTATCCACCGCCTTGAGCCTTCCAGTCACCTCCTCGAGATTGAGCGCCTCGAAGTCAAGGAACTGCTCAATGGTGACAACAATCTGCGCGTACTTGGCCGGCACCGTGCGCAGAAACTTCTCCACCACTCGCTCTTCAGTGATGTCCTTGTCACCATGAATGACAAGTTGCTGGTGCAGAGTTGATAGACGCAGGGCGAAATCCTCCACTTGCTCGCCGGGGTTGACGCCGATGTTCTCCCAATCGCGGCGTAGGCGCTGCAGCGTTGCTCGACGGACCCGGTCCACGCCGATGCGAGTCGCAGTGATGGCGTCCCACGCCTCCTTCGCCGTAGCCTTGTCGAGGAGTGGGATGCCCATCTCCTTGGGCACGGCCCCGACAATCACCTCCAGTGCGCGCCTGTCATCGCGAAACTGGACAGGGCCGCCCTCGATGGCGTCCCAGAGATCGCGCGCCTGCATCCTTAGCTTCATGGTCTGACTCCACTCGTAGTAGTTTGACTTGTCCAGCATCGGCCACGATGTGCTGCTACCGGAGTCGCGGTACACCACTCTGCCTTGCGGTGATTCGTAGcgaccgccgccgcggccgcgcctCCGGTCCCGCAGTGGTGACTGCGAGCGCCTCCTGTCTCGCGACGGAGTCCGCAGCCCCCGATTCCTGCTCtccgcctcctcttcctcctcctctgcaTCCTCTTCTCCCTTCTCAGCAGCAATTTCGGCCCGCAGCTCCTACGCCGTCCTTGCTGCCGCCtctgcagcagccgccgcctgCTTTGCTGCCTGGACTGCCAGCGCTGCTGCTTCCTCTGCAGCCTTCAAGCGCGCGGCCCGGCTGGAGGGGTCGCCCAGCTCTCCATCGCCGGTTCCCTTGGCTTTGAGCCTGGCAGCGCGCTCAGCAGAGGTCGACATGGGGTGGAGGAGGTGAGAAGTTGGCCTCGTGGCTCTTTGGTGTCTAACAAGGCTCTGGTACCAAATGTTGGAGGTAACACAGACTTGATTAGCCAGAGGCCACACGCCCCAGGCCGTCTCCTTGATTATATATAGAGATAGACATTGCATTGATTACAAACAGCTCACTAGAGCATAGCTAAACAGATAGGTGCCTTGGCAGCCGTACACACCTCTTGGGCTGCCCAAGGTCTTTAATGACTGTAATTAACTAGCATAGTTATCTAGGAAGTGCTTAGGAAGCAGGGCTTATTAACTAAAGAGATTAGTCTCCTTTCATACTTGGTTACCAAAGGCTGAAAGTCATCAATTTTGGGTTTAGTTAAACCCAGAGGCAGGCCAAGGTAAGTGAATGGGAAGGAGCCTTTAGAACAGCCAAAAGTATTAGGTAGATGATCAAATTTATTCTCAGAAATGCTGGTAGGCACCATCATAGACTTACTATAGTTAACTTTTAGCTCAGTTGACTCAGAAAAGGAATGTAGGATTGATTTCAAGAAAAACAGTTGTCTAGGCTCTCCTTCCATAATAATGAGAGTGTCATCAGCATACTGGATGACAGGGAAATCAGATGAAGAACTGAGGGGAATAGGGAGATTCAAAATCTCACTGTTTTTTGGCTTtgttcaaaatggattgaagGAGATCAGCAGCAAGAACAAAGAGAAGAGGTGAGAGGGGGTCCCCTTATCTCACACCTCTCCTACATTGCACTATTTTCGTAGGGACATTAAGAAGAACTTTAAAGGTGCCAGAGGAGAGGATTGTTTTGATCCAGGACAGCCAGGTAATGCCAAAACCTTTGGCCTCAAGTAATCTTAAGATGGAGTTATGCTCAATCTTGTCAAAGGCTTTTTCAAAGTCAAGTTTGAGGATAATGATTTTCTTTTTAGAGTGGTGGCAATGGTGAAGATATTCAAAAGATCAGGCTAAGCAATCTTGGATGGTTCTGCTCTTAATAAGCCCATATTGGTTTGTGTGGATCAAAGGGATGATAACCTCTTGCAATCTGTTGGCTAACAGCTTAGTGATCAGCTTCATGGAGCTATTGAGCAAAGAGATAGGCCTAAAATCAGAGATTGAGGAAGGGCTCTGGATTTTAGGAACCAGAGTGATAAAGGATGAGTTGATGCTGTTCAAGCATACCTGATTGGCTTGAAAATCACAGCAGAGGTTATAGAAATAATTTTTGATGTGGTTCCAACATTTTTTAATAAATTCATTGCTGAAGCCATCAGGTCCAGGAGATTTATCATTTATGAGCTGTTTCACAATATCATCAATTTCAGTGGTGGTGAAGGGAAGTTCAAGACAATCAAGGCCCTCATGAGCTTGAATAAGGGAAGGTAGATCAAATAACATTTCCTTGTAATCAGATTGGCCTATTCTTTGCTTAAATGATTGCCAGATTAGAATTTCTTTATCAACATGGGAGCTCACAATGTCACCATCATTATTTTTGAGATTAGCAATAGCATTTCTTCTATGCCTTATAGTTGCATTTGCATGAAAAAAATTAGTCCCTGCATCTCCCAGTGTTGCCCACTTTATGGCACCTCTTTGTTTCCAGTAAATTCTCTGTTGCTCAAGAAGAGTGAGGAGCTTATCTCTTAAGATGGACCTGAAGTTCCATTCTTCTACACTTAAATCTCTGTACTCTTCCAAAGTTTCAATGAGCTACAAAGTTAAGCTGACATTCTCTATGCAGGACTTAAGACTGGAGAGTTTGGAACTCCAAGTTTTAAGGGCACTTCTCAGGTTTTTAAATTTGCTTGTGAGAATTTTTTCCTTATCTGTCAAGTGAACAGGTGCAGTCCAATTTCCAATTAAGATCTCCTGAAAGCCATCCTTAAGAAGCCAAAAATTTTCAAACCTGAATATGTGAGCTTTTGGAATGTTGGTAGAAATGGAGATAAGAAGAGGGTTGTGATCAGAGTCCTCCTTCACCAAAACTTTATAGGTAGTTTGAGGGTATGTAAGAGTCCAACTATTGTTGGTAAACACCCAATCCAATCTCTCAAGCAAGGGAGGGCTCTgcatgtttgaccaagtaaaTTTTTTGCCTTGAAGAGGAATTTCTGTTAGACCTAGATGACTGATAGCACTGTTGAAGAGAAACATCTCAGTATGATCAGCCCCctctctatttctattttcaggaTACCTATAAAGGTTGAAATCCCCTAGAATAATCCAATCCACTTCATGATTAATGTCTATCCCTTTCAGCCAAGTGATAAACTCCCTCTTACCATCTGGAGTGCATGGGCCACATACATTCCATAGGGTCCAGGCACTGTCGTTGTGTCTGGAAATGAAGTCTACAGCAATTGCCATACTGTTTGCAAACTTCAGAGAGCCAGCAAAATAAACAGACTTCCAAGCTACCAATAGACCCCTAAAGCTCCCACAGATGGAACAAAAAGGAAATCATCGAAAGCCACTGGAAGTAACTTTCTGATAAAACTCACATCAAAGCtatctttttttgtttcttggaAGCACACAATATCACAATTTGATTCTAAGACTTTGTTTCTGACCGAGTCCCATTTTCTAGAAGCATTCAGGCCTCTGACATTCCAGTAGAGCACATTCCAATTTCTGTTGTGATTCATGGATTAGATTTAGGAGAAATTAACAACACAGACCAAGGAGTAACTTTAAAACCGCTGACTAGACTTGCATTAGTCTTAACAGGCATTCCAGAGCAAACATTCCAAACTCCTTGTCCATTACAGATTAAAGACCTAATACAGAAGCTACTCATAAATATGGGAAGAGTTTCTCCACTAAACATCTTGCAGGAGAAAAACAAAGTTGCCTCAGGGGAGAGAGGCTCAAAAGCAAACAACTGTTGTCTTTCCATGAAACTGATAGAGGATTTAGGCCTCTCCTCTAGGGGCCTGACCATCTTCCCTTCCTTCATTGACCTGGTGTTCCTGGCTTCCTTCATTTCTCTGCTCATCTAGCTTGTTCTCCCCAATGCTGCTACCATCCTGATCCTCCAAAGCCTGATTAGCTGGTGAGGGCTCACCCATCACAATTCTGGCTCTAGCAACCAGGTAGGGCTTCTTTCTCTTAGCCTGTAAGAGGTCATCATTGAGATCAGTTTCATCCAATTTGCAGAAATCAAAAGCAAGTTTTTTTATGACATCTTTCTTTAGAATTGGAGGGTCTGGGGTGCATGccaagcatttcttatttgtgcaGCTTTTTTGTTTAAATTGCTTAGTAGATTCTTTCAATCTAGGGCTTCTTACCTCTGTCTCCACTAAAGCACTCATTCTCTTGGCATTTCTTTTCCTCAAGCTTGAAGATGGAGCTTCTTTGCTACCTCCCACTTGCAGGGCCTGACTGGCTTCACCACTATCTGGTAAGCAACATAGATTGTTATTAGGGCAGGAGGATGGAACTAAGAACTCAACAGAACCAGTATTAGAGAGGATGAACTCAGGGATTCTAGAAGACAACAAAGTTTTAGCCCACTGGAAACTGAATGGAGAGAGTAGCAGAACTGTGAAAAAATTTGACCAAGCCACAGGGATGTTAACATGCAGTGCTGAGGTGTTACCTGAAGAGAAGAATCTAGCCCAGAGTCTAGTTGCCTCTGCATTTTTGTATTGAGCCCATGCTGGGTCCCTCTCTTCAGTTCCCAAAAGGACTACCAATCTAAAGATTATTGCCATGTCCCTGATTCAGAACCTCCTGATCGTTCTCTGCAATTATAGCTTAAAAAAACTCATTTTAATTTGGAAACTGCTGATCATCTGCCTGAGGATGCTGACCAACTGCCTGAGGATAAATTTCTTCTGCCTGAATTTCATTTGGGAGCTCCAGATCATTTGCCTGAGGATGATTTTCTTCTGCCTGTTGCTCAGGTGGGTTATTATTTTGAACAGGGAATCCCTCATCTCCTGGTTCCACAAGCTGATCTAGAGGGACTTCTTCCACTTGCCAATACATTTGGGTACCTGGAGCAGCAGGAATGTTGATGTCCAGCTGTTGATGAAAATCATCATCCGCTTCCATGAGTTCGTGCTCCTGAGGATTCAACTGGAACACCTCATTCTCATGCTGAAGCAGGTAATGAACTTCCTCGTTGTTCTGCAGATCATTTATCTCCATGAAGTCTTCTTCTTGAGCAGGGTGTTGACGACAATTACCGTTCATCAtgaaccgtcaatataacttgaaatcatgcatgAAAATAATCATcaatatagacttaggggtttaaactgataatttccacaagttttggtgaa harbors:
- the LOC136515704 gene encoding uncharacterized protein — its product is MLDKSNYYEWSQTMKLRMQARDLWDAIEGGPVQFRDDRRALEVIVGAVPKEMGIPLLDKATAKEAWDAITATRIGVDRVRRATLQRLRRDWENIGVNPGEQVEDFALRLSTLHQQLVIHGDKDITEERVVEKFLRTVPAKYAQIVVTIEQFLDFEALNLEEVTGRLKAVDNREEQALTEPVAINGKLLYTEEQWRARWRKEKKGDDAGGPGFKNQRGGDGRSRGGG